One Cervus canadensis isolate Bull #8, Minnesota chromosome 1, ASM1932006v1, whole genome shotgun sequence genomic window carries:
- the PPM1F gene encoding protein phosphatase 1F: MAAGAPQQSGQMAEETPGFLEALLRDFPAPLSPESPLPWKVPGPVLSREEAEGELAELALDFLNSRSVPPSLAACLAHEAVSQLLQSDLSEFRKLPEQEEEDGDGAEEKAPVTLLDAAGLARSLFDRLWQACGQWQQQVPAAAQAPQRQWLVSAHAIRNARRRMEDRHVCLPAFNLLFGLEASVDRAYFAVFDGHGGADAARYASVQVHAVAAHRPELATDPAEALRAAFRRTDEMFLWRARRERLQSGTTGVCALIAGSTLHVAWLGDSQVLLVQQGQAVKLMEPHRPERQDEKDRIEALGGFVSHMDCWRVNGTLAVSRAIGDVFQKPYVSGEADAASRELTGSEDYLLLACDGFFDVVPHQEVADLVRSHLAGPRGSGLHVAEALVAAARERGSHDNITVVVVFLRDPQDLLEPEPDAPRRS, encoded by the exons ATGGCTGCGGGGGCCCCGCAACAGAGCGGCCAGATGGCAGAGGAGACCCCCGGCTTCCTGGAGGCGCTCCTCCGTGACTTCCCGGCCCCGCTGAGCCCGGAGAGCCCCCTGCCATGGAAGGTCCCAGGGCCCGTGCTGAGCCGCGAGGAGGCGGAAGGCGAGCTGGCCGAGCTGGCATTGGACTTCCTAAATAGCCG GAGCGTGCCGCCATCGCTTGCCGCCTGCCTGGCCCACGAGGCGGTTTCCCAGCTGTTGCAGTCGGACCTCTCTGAGTTCAGGAAGctgccagagcaggaggaagaagacgGGGACGGAGCGGAGGAGAAGGCCCCTGTGACGC TGCTGGACGCCGCGGGCCTGGCGCGGAGCCTCTTCGACCGCCTCTGGCAGGCGTGCGGCCAGTGGCAGCAGCAGGTGCCGGCGGCGGCCCAGGCGCCGCAGCGGCAGTGGCTGGTCTCCGCACACGCCATCCGCAACGCCCGCCGCAGGATGGAGGACCGGCACGTGTGCCTCCCCGCCTTCAACCTGCTCTTCGGCCTGGAG GCTTCAGTGGACCGCGCCTACTTCGCCGTGTTCGACGGGCACGGAGGAGCGGACGCCGCGAGGTACGCGTCCGTGCAGGTGCACGCGGTCGCCGCCCACCGGCCGGAGCTGGCCACGGACCCCGCGGAGGCCCTCCGCGCGGCCTTCCGCCGCACCGACGAGATGTTCCTCTGGAGAGCCCGGCGAGAG CGGCTGCAGAGCGGCACCACGGGCGTGTGCGCGCTCATCGCGGGCAGCACCCTGCACGTGGCCTGGCTCGGGGACTCCCAGGTTCTGCTGGTGCAGCAGGGACAGGCGGTGAAGCTGATGGAGCCACACAGACCCGAGCGGCAG GACGAGAAGGACCGCATCGAGGCCCTGGGCGGTTTCGTGTCGCACATGGACTGCTGGAGGGTCAACGGGACCCTGGCCGTGTCCAGGGCCATCG GGGACGTCTTCCAGAAGCCCTACGTGTCTGGGGAGGCGGATGCGGCCTCGCGGGAGCTCACGGGCTCCGAGGACTACCTGCTGCTGGCCTGTGACGGCTTCTTCGATGTGGTCCCCCACCAGGAGGTGGCCGACCTCGTGCGCAGCCACCTGGCGGGGCCTCGGGGCAGCGGGCTGCACGTGGCCGAGGCGCTGGTGGCCGCCGCCCGCGAGCGCGGCTCACATGACAACATCACAGTCGTGGTGGTCTTCCTGCGGGACCCCCAGGACCTGCTGGAGCCAGAGCCTGACGCGCCGCGGAGAAGCTGA